A region of the Prevotella melaninogenica genome:
ATCCTTGTTGAGAAGTGGAAGGGTAAAGCATACCGACTTGTGATTCAAAGACAGAAACGGATGGATGGTATGCAGGATTTTTGGGAATAATACTGCGTATTGCCTCAAGTCACATTGTGGGGTAAGGGGATATTGTAGGCAGAAGTGGGTGTTTCAAATTCAAATTATCTGCAAATTCAGTAATGAGAGGATGTGTAAATGCAATAAGGATGTTGAAAGGCTTAGTTGCGGATTTGAGGTACTATAAATTTGATAATAGGTTTTGCTTTTATAGACATTGTGTTTACAACTCATAGTATCACCATATAATAAGGTATAAAGCTAAGATTTTTAGTAATAAGAATATCTGTTAAAACAAAAAACAGACTCTACTAAATCAGAGAGTCTGTCTTTATTTATATCGGAAAATCGTGTAATTCTATTAGAATGGTAAGTCATCTGTAGAATTCTCCTCTGGTTGTGCAGGAGGGAATGGAGTAGCCTGTGGCACAGCAGGAGCTGGCTGAGGAGTAACAGGAGCTGCAGCAACAGGTGCACCAGCCATAGCAGCTGTAGCGTCTACACGCTGAATGTTCCATGCACGAATATTGTTAAACCAACGGCCGTTGTACTCGTGTGCATCAATGTCAAAACTTACATTGATTTCTTCACCAGCCTTGATAGCGAACTGCTCAATTCTATCAGCACCAAAAACATTGAAAACCATCTTCTTTGGGTACTGGTCGTGTGTCTCAATCACATACTCTTGTGACTTCCATGGTCCTCGAGCTGAAGTTCCTTCACGTGCAGGAAGGACAGCAATTACTTTTCCTTGTAAATCCATTTATCTTACTTGTTTTGGTTATTTTAATACTTTATTCTGTTTGCGAAATTACTAAAATAGTTCTAAAAACCGAAACTTTTATACTTAATTTTTGTTTTTCACGTCCCTTTTTTGTATTTTTGTACGATGAAGTTGAAAGATGGTAGTGGACGCGTTTCAGCCATCTGGATATCTAATAAGTGTAACAGAATATTAACTAAAATACATACTAATGAGATTTAACCTTTCAAGCACTGCATTGAGCAGCCGGTTGTTGACTCTCTCTCGAGTAATTAATAGTAAGAACTCTCTGCCTATCTTGGATTGCTTCTTGTTTGAAGTTCATGATGGTCAGCTTACTATTACTGCGTCAGATAGTGAGAATGTCATGCGCGGAACATTGAATCTTGAGAGTTGTGAAGGCGAGGGCAATTTTGCAGTGAACAATCATACGATTCTTGATGCTGTGAAAGAACTCCTAGAGCAGCCATTGACACTGGATGTAAATCTGGATGAGATGAAGATTTATGTTACCTATCAGAATGGTTCTTATAACTTCCCAATTCTTAATGCTGATGAGTATCCAAAGGCTCAGTCAGTATCAGACAATGCTACAACGATTACACTTCAGGCAGAGAAGTTATCAGATAGTCTGACGCGCTCACTTTTTGCAACAGCACAGGACGAGCTTCGCCCAGTGATGAATGGTGTTTATTTCGATTTGAAAGAAGATGGCTTAGCTGTTGTTGCCAGCGATGGTCATAAGCTCGTAAGAAATAAGAACTTCTCTATTAAGAGTGATTCTCCAGCATCATTTGTTCTTCCTAAGAAGCCTGCTTCGTTGTTGAAGAATGTTCTCTCAAAGGATGGCGGTGATGTCGTTATTCGTTTTGATGAGCGTTCTGCTGAGATTTCTTTTGCAGAAGGAAATCTTGCGTGTCGTTTGATTGAGGGTAAATATCCTAATTATAATAGCGTAATTCCACAGGACAATCCTAATCAGGTTACGATTGATCGTAAGTCATTGATTGGTGCTTTGCGTCGTGTATTACCTTTTGCAAGTGACTCTTCGCAGTTGATTCGTTTCCATGTATCAGCTGGTTTGTTGGAGTTGAATGCTGAAGATATTGATTTTGCAACAAGTGCTAAAGAGAGTGTTACTTGTGAGTATGGTGGCAATCCTATGAGCATTGGCTTCAAAGGTTCAAGTATGCTTGATATCTTAAATAACCTTGAGAGTGATGATGTTGTCATTCAGTTGGCTGATCCATCACGTGCAGGTGTAATTGTGCCAGGTACTCAGCCTGAAAATGAGGATATTCTCATGCTGATTATGCCGATGCTGTTGAACGATTAAGGAACAAGTGAAATAGATTTTATCGGGAGGATGGCTGTGTATCTTCTATATAGCCATTCTCCTTTATGATTATATATAGGGTTATACACATAAGTATGAAACTGAATTTGACAAAGCCTTTGATAGTTTTCGATTTGGAAACAACGGGACTTGACCTCGTAAACGATCGTATTATCCAGATTTCTTTCATTAAGGTTTATCCTGACGGAAAGGAAGAAAGAGAAAATATCTTTATTAATCCTGAGAAGCCCATACCTGCTGAGGTAACGATGTTGACGGGTATTTCAGATGCAGATGTGGCTGATGCACCAACCTTCAAGCAGAAGGCTAAAGAGTTGTCAGACAAGTTTGCTGGCTGTGATTTTGCTGGATATAATTCTAATCGTTTCGATGTTCCAATGTTGGCAGAGGAGTTTTTGCGTGCCGGTGTTGACTTTGATTTTTCAAAATGTCGTCTGATAGATGTGCAGAACATCTATCATAAGATGGAGCGTCGTAATCTTGCTGCTGCTTATAAATTCTACTGTGGCAGGAAGATGGAGGATGACTTTGAAGCGCATAGGGCTGATCAGGATACTGAGGCTACATGGCGTGTACTGCAGGGCGAGCTTGAAATGTATGCCCCTGGCAAGCAAGAAGAAGAGGACCGTGTGTTGAATAACGATATGGACGAGCTTGCTGAGTTTTCACGCATGAATGACTTTGTAGACTTTGCGGGTCGTATGATATGGTGTGACATGACTGATAAAGATGGTAATCAGCTTTTAGATGCTGCAGGAAAGCCACGTCGTCATGAAGTATTCAACTTTGGTAAGTATAAAGGCTGGGATGTAGCTGAAGTCTTACGTAAAGATCCTGGCTATTACAGTTGGATGCTTGCAAGTGATTTTACTTATAACACAAAGCAGGTATTGACACGTATTCGCCTGAGGGAGTTTAATAATAAGTAAGGTGATGCTGAAAGGAAAGAAAATAGTATTAGGTATAACAGGCTCTATTGCTGCATATAAGAGTTGTCTTATTATCCGTGAGCTAATAAAGAGTGGGGCAGAGGTACAGGTGGTTATAACGCCTGCAGGTAAGGAGTTTATTACTCCTATCACGCTGTCTGCATTAACACAAAAACCCGTTGTAAGTGAGTTCTTCTCACAGAAGGATGGTACGTGGAACTCTCATGTAGACCTTGGACTATGGGCTGATGCAATGGTTATTGCTCCTTGTACAGCTGCAACATTGGGCAAAATGGCAAATGGAGTAGCTGACAATATGCTTATTACTACTTATCTTTCAATGAAAGCCCCTGTCTTCATTGCGCCTGCAATGGACTTAGATATGTATAAGCACCCGTCAACGCTGAAGAATATAGAGACGTTACGTAGCTTCGGGAATCATATTATTGAACCTGGTAGCGGTTTTCTTGCCAGTGGTTTGGAGGGAAAAGGAAGAATGGAAGAGCCTGAGAATATTGTCAAGACTTTGGCAGACTTCTTCTCTACTTTATCGGAGTCGCAATCTTATACAGAAGATTTAAAAGATAAAAAGATTCTTATAACAGCTGGTCCTACATACGAAAAGATAGACCCAGTACGTTTTATTGGTAATTATTCATCTGGCAAAATGGGCTTTGCTTTGGCAGAAGAATGTAGCCGACGTGGAGCAAAGGTTGTACTCGTTGCAGGGCCTGTAAGTCTTACTTGTTCTGATCGTATTCAGCGAGTTAATGTTGAAAGTTGTAAGGAGATGTATGAAGCTGCAGTAGGGGAGTTCCCTAATTGTGATGTAGCAATCCTTTGTGCAGCAGTCGCAGACTTCCGACCAGACGAGGTTGCGGAGCAAAAGATTAAGCGTGAGGGTGACGATTTGCTGTTAAAGCTGAAGCCTACGCAGGATATTGCTGCAGCGATAGGCAATATGAAGGGAAAAGAACAACGCATAGTTGCTTTCGCCTTGGAAACGAATGAAGAAGAAAGCAATGCCCAAAGAAAGCTGGAAAAGAAGAATGCTGATTTCATTGTTTTGAATTCAACGAGAATTCCGGGAACGACTTTCCAGGCAGATGATAACCAAATAATGATTATCAACAAAGAAGGTAAGAAGAGTTATGCAAAGAAACCAAAGGCAGAAGTGGCTCGTGATATTGTTGACGAGCTTGTTTCTATTCTCTAAAGGAGAGTTAGCTGCACAAGAGTTAAATGCAAAGGTAACCGTGAATCATAATCAGATTCAAGGTACGGATGCTTCTGTCTTTGAGAATTTGCAGCAGACTTTGGAGCAGTTTATTAATACACGCCAATGGACTCATTATCAGTTTCAAAGGAATGAACGTATAAACTGCAACTTTAATATAACTGTAAGCAAGTATGACCCAGGTAGCAACCTCTTTACTTGTTCTGCTTTAATACAAGCAAACCGACCTATTTATAATGCTGCTTATAGTTCTACACTCTATAATAATCAAGATGGTGACTTTAACTTTACCTTTGCTCAATTCGATCAAATTGAGTTTAATGAGGAGAATATAGATAATCAACTGACGGCACTGATAGCCTATTATGCTTATCTTATCATAGGATTAGATTTGGATTCTTTCTCTCCTATGGGAGGTGAGGACGTCTTACAGCGTTGTATGGTTTTGACGAATAATGCACAGAATCTTAACTTTACGGGATGGAAAGCTTTTGACAATTCTCGCAATCGCTTTGCTATTATCAACGATTATCTTGATGGTGCTATGAAGCCTTTCCGCCAATTGCAGTATGATTATTACCGTACAGGTTTGGATGAAATGGCTAACAATGCAGAACGTGGTCGTACAAACATTACAGCAGCCTTGGAAAATGGATTAAAGAAAGCACATGAGAACCGTCCAATAAGTATGCTACCACAAATATGGACAGACTATAAGAAAGACGAGTTGGCTAATATATATAAAGGCAAAGGAACACAAAAAGAAAAAGAGTTGGTCTACGATATTCTATTTGGTATTAATGCCAGTCAGAATATTACATGGGATAAAATAAAGCAGTAGTAATCTCATAGTAACGCAAAGTAGTCATATACCTTTATTTCAATTATTCAAATTGGCAAATATATGCTGAAACATCTATATATAAAGAACTACACATTGATTGACCAATTGGATATAGCTTTCCACTCGGGTTTCTCGGTTATTACTGGAGAGACAGGTGCGGGAAAGAGTATTATCTTGGGTGCAATTGGTTTGCTATTAGGCAATAGGGCTGACAGCAAACAGATAAAGCAAGGAGAGAAGAAATGTACGATTGAGGCACATTTCGACCTCTCTAACTATGGCTTTGAATCCTTCTTTGAAGAGCAGGATATAGATTTTGAACCTGAAGATACAATCGTTCGTCGTGAACTAACGGCTACAGGAAAGTCACGTGCTTTTATCAATGATACTCCAGTATCACTGCAAATGATGCGTGCATTGGGTGAGCAGCTTATTGACATTCATTCGCAGCATCAGAATCTGTTGTTACAGAAGGATGACTTCCAGTTGAATGTTGTGGATATTATTGCTCAAGACAATAAGGAATTGGCTGCTTATCGTTTGGCTTATCATGACTATAAAGAAACTGAAAGGCGTCTTTCTGATTTGAAAGAGCAGATTTCCAAAGCACAGGAAAATGAAGAATTTATGCGTTTCCAGTTCAGTGAATTGGAGAATGCAGGCTTAATTGAAGGCAGACAAGAAGAATTGGAGCAGGAGAGTGAAACTCTCTCTCATTCAGAAGATATCAAAACTGCTTTCTACGAGACTGATAATCTGTTGAATGATGACGACAATGGAGTTATCCGAAAGCTGGGACAGAGTCTGGATAGCCTTGGAAATATTGAGAAGGTATATCCTAAAGCGCAAGAACTTGTACAACGTTTATCATCTGTACATATAGAACTGAAAGATATTGCAGGTGAGATTGGTAGTGAAGTTGAGAATATAGACTTTGACCCTTCTTGCTTAGATAGTATAAATCAACAACTTGATTTGCTGAATACACTTGAGCAGAAGTATCACGTTTCTACAGAGAAAGAACTCATTGAGATACGTGATAACATTGCTAATCAGCTAAAGAATATTGATAACAGTGATGAAGAACTGGATTTACTTGAGCAAGAAGTGAAGACAAAACTTACTGCTTGTGAAAAGCAAGCAGAGAAGTTGACTGCACTCAGACGTAAGGCTACCAAGACTGTTGAAGAACAGATGAGTAGTCGACTTATACCATTGGGTATTCCGAATGTTAGATTTAAGGTTGATTTGTCATCTAAACCATTGTCGTTGGATGGTGCAGATAAGGTTCAATTCCTTTTCTCTGCCAATACAAGTACGGCTATGGAACCAGTTGCACAGGTGGCATCTGGTGGTGAGATTGCCCGTGTAATGTTATCGTTAAAGGCAATGGTAAGTGGGGCAGTGAAGCTGCCAACGATTATCTTTGACGAGATTGACACGGGTGTGAGTGGTAAAATTGCTCAGAAGATGGCATTTATCATGCAGGAAATGGGTGATAACAATCGTCAAGTTATTTCCATTACTCATCTTCCACAGATTGCAGCTTTGGGTAGCTCACACTATAAGGTTGAGAAGGAGGAAACGACAGAAGGAACGCGTAGTCACATGCGTGAGCTGACTCAAGAGCAACGTGTGAATGAAATTGCGCAGATGCTTTCGGGTGCTGATGTCTCTGATGCTGCTTTACAGAATGCTCGTGAACTATTAGATTTAAGTAAGAAGAAATAATAACACCTTACTAAAAATATACAATGAAAGAAATAATGAACATGAAACTGAAAACTTTAATTTTGACCATTGCCCTCATATTGGGTGCCTCTACTAACATTTTTGCTCAGCCTGGTGCAGTTAAGAAGGCTGCAGATGCTGCTTTTACATTGACAACCTTTAAAGCAGACGGTAGTATTTTAGCAACATCTAACGGCGTATGTATTAGTACGGAAGGTATTGCTGTGAGTCCTTGGAAGCCTTTTATAGGAGCAGATAAGGCTGTTATTATTGATGCTAAAGGACAGAAACACGAGGTGGAATGCCTGCTTGGTGCCAATGAGATTTATGACATTGTTAAGTTTCAAGTGAGCGGTAAGACTGTTGCTGCCCCTTTGGCAACAACTGTTTCTGCAGGGGATGAAGCATGGGTTACACCTATGTCAAAGGGTGGTAATGCAGAGAAAGCAGATGTGTCAAGTGTTGAAAAGTTCATGGATAAGTATAATTATACGATTCTGAAATCTTCAGCTACCGATAAGTTGAATGGTGCTCCTGTCTTTAATACTAAAGGACAGGTTATCGGTTTGTTTAATTCTGCTGGCGAATCTCAGAGTTCTACAGATGCAAACTATGCAAAGGACTTTATTGTTAAGGGACTATCACAGAATGATATTACTCTTCGTCAGAGTGATATTCGTATTGGTTTGCCAAATACGATAGAAGAGGCTGTTGTTGCTCTGATGCTCTCTTCTGAGAAACCAGCCAATATTCATGAAGCTGTTGTCAACGAATTTATTACAAAGTTCCCACAGGCAAATGATGGTTATTATGCTTTAGCGAATTTACAGATAGCAAAAGGTGAGGTCGCTAATGCTGATAAAACTATGCAAACTGCTATTAGTAAGGTCGCAGCAAAGGATGAAGCACATTATAACTATGCTCGTCTGATTTATCGTAATGCACTTATTCAAGAGTTTGCTGAAAAGACAAAGTCTGTAGGATGGACATTGGATAAGGCTTTGGATGAGATTAAGAAAGCTCAAACTGCTAAAGCAAACGATGCATATCGTCATCTTCAGGCACAGATTATCTTCGCAAAAGGTGATTATGCAAAGGCATATACAGAGTTTGAAGCATTGACAAAGACTAAGTTTAATAATCCAGAACTTTACTTAGAGATGGCGCAGAGCCGTCAGCATTTGGGAGCTAATGACCAAGAGATTCTTGAATTACTTAATAAGAGTATCGAACTTTGTGATACACCATACGTATCTACTTCTGCTCCATATTTTTATACACGTGGTCAGCAATTAGAGAAGATGGGGGAGTATCGCAAGGCTGTACAGGATTATTATACGTATGAATATTTTAATCAGGGACGTCTTGGTGCTGCTTTCTATTATATGCGTGAACAGTGTGAGGTGAAGGGACGTATGTGGCAGCAAGCTCTGCAAGATATTCTTATTGCTTCACAACTTGACCCTAAAGAAGCTTTATATCCAACAGAGGCAGGTAGCCTTTTGTTACGTCTAAACAAGGTAGATGCTGCTATTAGTGCTGCTCAACAGGCAATTCAACTTGATGCTTCTTTACCTGATGCCTATCTTATTCTTGGCATTGCTCAATGCGAAAGCAAACAGAAAGAAGAAGGTCTAAAGAATATTCAAAAGGCTAAGGAACTTGGCAATACACAAGCTGATACTTTCCTGCAAAAATACAAATAAATTCACTATATAAGTTTGTTGTAACGAAATTTGGGGAATGGAATTTGGCAGAACCGAATTAAATCCGTACCTTTGCACTCGCATGATGGTTCCGTAGCTCAGTTGGATTAGAGCAACAGCCTTCTAAGCTGTGGGTCTTGGGTTCGAACCCCAACGGAATCACTTAGTGTTATAAGAGGGATATCCGCAAGGATATTCCTCTTTTTATTTTGAAGATTAGTGAGTTATAAGAAGCTTTTCTACTGAGCCCTTGCTAAACTATATGCGTATCCCACTGAATATCTACTGACCCATTAAAAGGGCTCAGTAGGAAAAAGGTGGGGATTATGCATATAGTTTTTTGATTCTAAACAAAAAGAAACTTTTGTCTTTGACTCCTCTCAGATTGGTTCTGAATAATTTTATTTTTGAGTTGAAAGATTCTGCTGCTGCATTTGATGCTCTATTGTTGTAGAAGTTTAGGATATCATCATAATGCTCATAGAATGTAGCTGCAATAACATTGAAAGAATCAAACCCTGCCTCTTCCACCTTATTGTACCATTTAGCCATTGATAACCTTGCTGCATTTTTGATGGTATTCTTGGCAAAAATCATTCTTAAGGAATGACACAGACCATAGGCCGTCTGAAGCTTAGGATAAAGTTCGAAGAGTATCTTAGCTCTCTGTTTCTGTGAGTCTGTCCATTTCTCTGAAGACTTGAACAGAAGATATCTACTCTTGGCTAGCAGTTCCTTCTTCGTATCTCCATTCTCAAAGGTGCGAGGTTGATACTTCTTTCCTATAAGTTTGGCTTCCTGCATTTCATCATTTGCCTCCTGTATGGCTCTCCAACGATAGTCTATCCTCATCTGCTGTACAGCATCACAGGCAAGCTTTTGAACATGAAACCTATCAATGACTCTTTTGGCTTTAG
Encoded here:
- the recN gene encoding DNA repair protein RecN, with product MLKHLYIKNYTLIDQLDIAFHSGFSVITGETGAGKSIILGAIGLLLGNRADSKQIKQGEKKCTIEAHFDLSNYGFESFFEEQDIDFEPEDTIVRRELTATGKSRAFINDTPVSLQMMRALGEQLIDIHSQHQNLLLQKDDFQLNVVDIIAQDNKELAAYRLAYHDYKETERRLSDLKEQISKAQENEEFMRFQFSELENAGLIEGRQEELEQESETLSHSEDIKTAFYETDNLLNDDDNGVIRKLGQSLDSLGNIEKVYPKAQELVQRLSSVHIELKDIAGEIGSEVENIDFDPSCLDSINQQLDLLNTLEQKYHVSTEKELIEIRDNIANQLKNIDNSDEELDLLEQEVKTKLTACEKQAEKLTALRRKATKTVEEQMSSRLIPLGIPNVRFKVDLSSKPLSLDGADKVQFLFSANTSTAMEPVAQVASGGEIARVMLSLKAMVSGAVKLPTIIFDEIDTGVSGKIAQKMAFIMQEMGDNNRQVISITHLPQIAALGSSHYKVEKEETTEGTRSHMRELTQEQRVNEIAQMLSGADVSDAALQNARELLDLSKKK
- the coaBC gene encoding bifunctional phosphopantothenoylcysteine decarboxylase/phosphopantothenate--cysteine ligase CoaBC is translated as MLKGKKIVLGITGSIAAYKSCLIIRELIKSGAEVQVVITPAGKEFITPITLSALTQKPVVSEFFSQKDGTWNSHVDLGLWADAMVIAPCTAATLGKMANGVADNMLITTYLSMKAPVFIAPAMDLDMYKHPSTLKNIETLRSFGNHIIEPGSGFLASGLEGKGRMEEPENIVKTLADFFSTLSESQSYTEDLKDKKILITAGPTYEKIDPVRFIGNYSSGKMGFALAEECSRRGAKVVLVAGPVSLTCSDRIQRVNVESCKEMYEAAVGEFPNCDVAILCAAVADFRPDEVAEQKIKREGDDLLLKLKPTQDIAAAIGNMKGKEQRIVAFALETNEEESNAQRKLEKKNADFIVLNSTRIPGTTFQADDNQIMIINKEGKKSYAKKPKAEVARDIVDELVSIL
- a CDS encoding serine protease, with product MKEIMNMKLKTLILTIALILGASTNIFAQPGAVKKAADAAFTLTTFKADGSILATSNGVCISTEGIAVSPWKPFIGADKAVIIDAKGQKHEVECLLGANEIYDIVKFQVSGKTVAAPLATTVSAGDEAWVTPMSKGGNAEKADVSSVEKFMDKYNYTILKSSATDKLNGAPVFNTKGQVIGLFNSAGESQSSTDANYAKDFIVKGLSQNDITLRQSDIRIGLPNTIEEAVVALMLSSEKPANIHEAVVNEFITKFPQANDGYYALANLQIAKGEVANADKTMQTAISKVAAKDEAHYNYARLIYRNALIQEFAEKTKSVGWTLDKALDEIKKAQTAKANDAYRHLQAQIIFAKGDYAKAYTEFEALTKTKFNNPELYLEMAQSRQHLGANDQEILELLNKSIELCDTPYVSTSAPYFYTRGQQLEKMGEYRKAVQDYYTYEYFNQGRLGAAFYYMREQCEVKGRMWQQALQDILIASQLDPKEALYPTEAGSLLLRLNKVDAAISAAQQAIQLDASLPDAYLILGIAQCESKQKEEGLKNIQKAKELGNTQADTFLQKYK
- a CDS encoding transposase codes for the protein METSPVTCRTLEEFYHIDGHQFEKQYKEVLSSYRDWDQLDHAEDWLLFPDNIGSHLAIDETALSNGELYTIVTNRDRYGKKGCLVAVVTGTKSEKVCEALDRIDEQKREKVEEVTLDLSDSMRKIVRHSFPKAKRVIDRFHVQKLACDAVQQMRIDYRWRAIQEANDEMQEAKLIGKKYQPRTFENGDTKKELLAKSRYLLFKSSEKWTDSQKQRAKILFELYPKLQTAYGLCHSLRMIFAKNTIKNAARLSMAKWYNKVEEAGFDSFNVIAATFYEHYDDILNFYNNRASNAAAESFNSKIKLFRTNLRGVKDKSFFLFRIKKLYA
- a CDS encoding DUF3127 domain-containing protein — encoded protein: MDLQGKVIAVLPAREGTSARGPWKSQEYVIETHDQYPKKMVFNVFGADRIEQFAIKAGEEINVSFDIDAHEYNGRWFNNIRAWNIQRVDATAAMAGAPVAAAPVTPQPAPAVPQATPFPPAQPEENSTDDLPF
- a CDS encoding DUF4835 family protein, translating into MQRNQRQKWLVILLTSLFLFSKGELAAQELNAKVTVNHNQIQGTDASVFENLQQTLEQFINTRQWTHYQFQRNERINCNFNITVSKYDPGSNLFTCSALIQANRPIYNAAYSSTLYNNQDGDFNFTFAQFDQIEFNEENIDNQLTALIAYYAYLIIGLDLDSFSPMGGEDVLQRCMVLTNNAQNLNFTGWKAFDNSRNRFAIINDYLDGAMKPFRQLQYDYYRTGLDEMANNAERGRTNITAALENGLKKAHENRPISMLPQIWTDYKKDELANIYKGKGTQKEKELVYDILFGINASQNITWDKIKQ
- the dnaN gene encoding DNA polymerase III subunit beta, with protein sequence MRFNLSSTALSSRLLTLSRVINSKNSLPILDCFLFEVHDGQLTITASDSENVMRGTLNLESCEGEGNFAVNNHTILDAVKELLEQPLTLDVNLDEMKIYVTYQNGSYNFPILNADEYPKAQSVSDNATTITLQAEKLSDSLTRSLFATAQDELRPVMNGVYFDLKEDGLAVVASDGHKLVRNKNFSIKSDSPASFVLPKKPASLLKNVLSKDGGDVVIRFDERSAEISFAEGNLACRLIEGKYPNYNSVIPQDNPNQVTIDRKSLIGALRRVLPFASDSSQLIRFHVSAGLLELNAEDIDFATSAKESVTCEYGGNPMSIGFKGSSMLDILNNLESDDVVIQLADPSRAGVIVPGTQPENEDILMLIMPMLLND
- a CDS encoding 3'-5' exonuclease encodes the protein MKLNLTKPLIVFDLETTGLDLVNDRIIQISFIKVYPDGKEERENIFINPEKPIPAEVTMLTGISDADVADAPTFKQKAKELSDKFAGCDFAGYNSNRFDVPMLAEEFLRAGVDFDFSKCRLIDVQNIYHKMERRNLAAAYKFYCGRKMEDDFEAHRADQDTEATWRVLQGELEMYAPGKQEEEDRVLNNDMDELAEFSRMNDFVDFAGRMIWCDMTDKDGNQLLDAAGKPRRHEVFNFGKYKGWDVAEVLRKDPGYYSWMLASDFTYNTKQVLTRIRLREFNNK